In Streptomyces nojiriensis, one genomic interval encodes:
- a CDS encoding HAD domain-containing protein: protein MKPLLLIDVDGPLNPYAAKAQRRPEGYRTHRMRPTGWTGAERAKPLRVWLNPDHGAELLALADAYELVWATTWKDEANDWIGPHLGLPRLPFIDWPVMHGRAPRGTFWKTRYILEYAGERPFAWIDDDITAMDREYVDQHHPAQALLMRIDEQIGLVRTDFDTLAAWAAP, encoded by the coding sequence GCCACTGCTGCTGATCGACGTCGACGGGCCGCTGAACCCGTACGCGGCCAAGGCCCAGCGCCGCCCCGAGGGCTACCGCACCCACCGGATGCGCCCGACCGGCTGGACGGGGGCCGAGCGGGCCAAGCCGCTGCGGGTCTGGCTCAATCCCGACCACGGGGCGGAGCTGCTCGCCCTCGCGGACGCCTACGAGCTGGTCTGGGCCACCACGTGGAAGGACGAGGCCAACGACTGGATAGGCCCGCACCTGGGACTGCCCCGGCTCCCCTTCATCGACTGGCCGGTGATGCACGGCCGGGCACCGCGCGGCACGTTCTGGAAGACCCGGTACATCCTCGAATACGCGGGCGAGCGGCCCTTCGCCTGGATCGACGACGACATCACGGCGATGGACCGCGAGTACGTCGACCAGCACCACCCGGCGCAGGCCCTGCTGATGCGCATCGACGAGCAGATCGGGCTGGTCCGCACGGACTTCGACACGCTGGCCGCGTGGGCCGCGCCCTGA